From a region of the Trichoderma atroviride chromosome 6, complete sequence genome:
- a CDS encoding uncharacterized protein (EggNog:ENOG41) yields the protein MAASGLESAGIVLNAFPIAINTLDICRDAAKLVGLFLQIKLAYKRWRDDLEFHRLLFTKNLRQLLLPLVLDDDTIEELLLAPGGDRWREERVTRLFEERLGDSYDLYMKFINGMNQTMDEINRELAVDSSWAQKMMLNQSQASNSEEKMADFLTRQLHKFKLSSNETARKRLFGELQQYNDKLEKLLKASDEDIRMQRDRKSKGQLDSIDLGVCNIWRQAKSVFQALASAWTCQCQQHGAKLLLQHRTTPKAEFEITLSGFTTSEYEIRKIRILEAEDIALKQSTSTLDSVPIPLHQPSHRWTHRLISRLRPRNNKGESTKNPRLVDTISNMDQLI from the exons ATGGCAGCATCAGGCCTTGAGAGTGCGGGGATTGTTCTTAATGCGTTTCCGATTGCCATCAACACGCTTGACATATGTCGCGATGCTGCAAAACTGGTTGGGTTGTTTCTCCAAATTAAATTAGCATACAAAAGATGGCGCGATGATTTGGAGTTCCACAGACTCTTATTTACAAAGAATTTGCGACAACTTCTACTGCCTCTCGTACTGGATGACGACACAATTGAGGAGCTTTTGCTGGCGCCAGGAGGAGATCGCTGGAGGGAAGAACGAGTCACACGGCTTTTTGAAGAACGTCTCGGAGATTCATATGACCTTTACATGAAATTTATAAATGGTATGAATCAGACTATGGACGAAATAAACAGAGAGCTCGCTGTCGACTCCAGCTGGGCTCAAAAGATGATGCTCAATCAGTCG CAAGCATCAAATagcgaagaaaaaatggCAGACTTTTTAACTCGTCAATTACATAAGTTCAAGCTTAGCAGTAATGAGACTGCCCGCAAACGACTTTTCGGAGAATTACAGCAGTATAATGATAAGCTCGAGAAGCTTTTAAAAGCTAGCGATGAAGATATACGCATGCAACGCGATAGAAAGTCAAAAGGTCAATTAGACAGCATTGACTTGGGAGTGTGTAATATTTGGAGGCAGGCCAAAAGCGTCTTCCAAGCTCTTGCTTCTGCGTGGACCTGTCAATGCCAGCAGCATGGCGCGAAATTGCTTCTTCAACATCGGACAACGCCAAAGGCCGAATTCGAAATCACGCTTTCGGGATTTACTACGTCTGAATACGAAATTCGcaaaataagaattttagAAGCAGAGGATATAGCGTTGAAACAGAGCACCAGTACTTTGGATAGTGTTCCTATTCCCCTCCACCAACCAAGCCACAGATGGACCCATCGGCTTATATCCAGACTCCGACCAAGAAACAACAAAGGAGAATCTACCAAGAATCCAAGGTTAGTTGATACGATTTCAAATATGGACCAACTGATttga
- a CDS encoding uncharacterized protein (EggNog:ENOG41) has product MHPVTIWGNEEQQVLGECVVVANNGIDGMAFNPNPDINALVVSYNDGRLCIFDYFTMKLMFLMNEAYAQTLACSSDGHSLVTGSCRGMIEIFSFDQDYDGNIILVSIYRIDGLYDPTESLAFSLDGLRFLDIHGQRCRVWEPAALVRKNDELQSTSDAANLPIPLARTADSSEDPEITSPLEISANGRYAIAGTQRGEVRLFSIADGTEIGTLYRHRKCVFITKVALGESRNLIISADDSCTILACEPAISLRDTTRQIRGQKIPEGRIILNRRFDGVVVRLLLNTAADRLLVTGHKITELWALPSGESLPLKLSGIKGDVAHSRRSESGGLTTSSACVAFQHPTNEDWFVLIAGDTARIFNWADYQELTSVDGILLQRPMSPLEPASPRELKVSSEYDFISQQSEKVFDRSSYHVGCGTIIETLPSTEFAPPKLYEWPAALFNPHSSKISASSAIEPVLNDGSHVIRSILGFISPSTLVFLDTNLWVCSIELQSVGKGDEKLGGSRLPSSTISARRHFFALSEWCNASGIINCSLAAVPGMALQSMDHGVAFVNGHRLVVMKGGFQFSEIASE; this is encoded by the coding sequence ATGCATCCAGTAACTATATGGGGTAATGAAGAGCAACAGGTATTGGGCGAGTGTGTCGTTGTCGCTAACAATGGCATCGACGGCATGGCGTTCAATCCAAACCCAGATATCAATGCATTGGTTGTATCATACAACGATGGTAGGCTGTGCATTTTTGACTACTTTACCATGAAGTTAATGTTCTTGATGAATGAAGCATACGCACAAACCCTTGCTTGCTCTTCTGATGGACATAGCCTGGTCACTGGTAGTTGCCGTGGCATGATCGAAATTTTTAGCTTTGACCAAGACTACGACGGCAACATCATTTTAGTGTCTATTTATCGTATTGACGGCCTATATGATCCCACTGAAAGTCTGGCATTCAGTTTGGACGGACTGCGGTTCCTTGATATTCACGGCCAACGGTGTCGTGTATGGGAGCCAGCAGCGTTAGTCAGGAAAAATGACGAGCTACAAAGTACCAGCGACGCCGCAAATCTCCCAATACCATTGGCGAGAACAGCAGATAGCTCCGAAGATCCCGAAATAACAAGTCCTTTGGAGATATCGGCTAATGGACGGTACGCTATTGCAGGAACTCAGCGTGGAGAAGTGCGTCTCTTTTCCATTGCCGACGGAACGGAAATCGGCACGCTTTATCGACATCGAAAATGCGTATTTATTACCAAGGTTGCCCTCGGTGAGAGTAGGAATTTAATCATCTCAGCTGATGATTCCTGCACGATATTAGCCTGCGAGCCAGCCATATCATTACGAGATACTACAAGACAGATACGAGGACAAAAGATACCAGAAGGCCGTATCATCCTTAATCGTCGTTTTGACGGCGTCGTTGTGCGATTGCTGCTGAATACTGCAGCTGATCGTCTTCTCGTCACAGGCCACAAGATTACTGAGCTTTGGGCATTACCATCAGGGGAATCTTTGCCTCTAAAGCTGTCAGGTATTAAAGGCGATGTGGCGCATTCTCGTCGTTCTGAAAGCGGCGGACTTACTACCTCATCGGCGTGTGTGGCGTTTCAGCATCCCACAAATGAAGATTGGTTTGTTCTCATCGCTGGTGATACTGCGCGCATTTTCAACTGGGCCGACTACCAAGAATTGACTTCGGTTGACGGCATTCTCCTTCAACGGCCCATGTCGCCCTTGGAGCCTGCATCGCCCAGAGAACTTAAAGTCTCCTCGGAGTATGATTTTATTTCACAACAGTCCGAGAAGGTGTTTGATAGATCATCGTATCATGTTGGCTGTGGAACAATAATTGAAACTTTACCATCTACAGAATTTGCGCCTCCAAAGCTATACGAGTGGCCGGCAGCTCTGTTTAACCCACATTCATCGAAGATTTCAGCTTCGTCCGCTATTGAACCTGTTCTCAATGATGGAAGCCATGTTATACGATCAATTCTTGGATTCATAAGCCCATCAACTCTGGTGTTTCTTGATACCAACCTCTGGGTGTGTAGCATCGAACTCCAGTCGGTGGGTAAGGGAGATGAAAAACTCGGTGGCAGTCGGTTGCCATCGTCTACAATCAGCGCCCGTCGCCATTTTTTTGCATTGAGTGAATGGTGTAACGCAAGCGGAATAATAAATTGCTCCTTAGCAGCGGTTCCGGGAATGGCTTTACAGAGCATGGATCATGGCGTTGCATTTGTCAACGGTCACAGGCTTGTGGTTATGAAGGGCGGGTTCCAATTTTCAGAAATCGCCTCGGAATAA